From the genome of Lepus europaeus isolate LE1 chromosome 23, mLepTim1.pri, whole genome shotgun sequence:
tcaAAGTACCTAAATGTACATAttcgtgtgtgtgcatgtacgtgtATGTCCCTATGTGCACAGTACTTACAGAGGCACAGACCGGCCATGGGCCCCTCCAGCGGGTACACATCTGTCTTCAGTGACCACTGTGTGTATCCCGTGTATTTCACAGCCAGGACTCCTCTGTCCTCTGCcctttttctcctctccctcagcTCCTCCACGTACCTCTTCCGGCTGATGGCAGTGGTTGTCCACCACGGGGACATGCACTCCGGACACTTCGTCACTTACCGACGGTCCCCACCTTCGGCCAAGAACCCCCTGGCGACCAGCAGCCAGTGGCTGTGGGTGTCGGACGACACGGTGCGCAAGGCCAGCCTGCAGGAGGTGCTGTCCTGCAGCGCTTACCTGCTCTTCTACGAGCGGGTCCTCTCCAGGGTGCAGCGCCAGAGCCAGGAGTACAAGTCCGAGGAGTGACTGTCCCACCCAGAGCTGGAGCGACAGCGCCGTCCGTGTCCGGGAAAGAGGCAAGGTCGCCGCCCCCCCCCCATTGCCCTCAGGCTTCTGGCGTGTTCTAAGAGCAGGTTCCATGCGGGGGAGCGAGCCAGGCTCCAGAGCGGCTCTGCTCATGCGCACTGGGAAGTGTCCCTGTGTGGGGAAAGCTTTCACTGCAGCCAGGGCGTAGGGCGTCTTTAGTCGCCCAGCCCAGGTAATTAGAGCAAGCGGACTGCGGCAGCGCGTGGTGCTCCCGGAGGAGCCGCCTCTGTCTGCCCCCTGACCTGTCAACAGAGATCTTTTATGTTTAACAAGCAGGGCCCATAGCTTGTTGGCAAGAATTAATGAAATTACTAAAGGCAACAATTTCGACGACAAAGTGCCTTTCGCCTCTGATTGCTTCTTGTAGCACTTCCCTTCCGGAAAAGGCCCTGagctcagagccacagagacccCTGCTGAAAAGCGCCCGTCCGCCCAGgtcctgggaggccagcaggagCGAGGAGCAGCCTGGAGACGCTCTCCCTTCCCTTTTGTCCGCTCTCCTACCTGCCTGCCCGTGCTCGGTGGGTGGGAAGCCTCCTGCCACGCGCGCCCGCCCACTGCGAGGCCCGGTCACTGCCCAGGGGTTCCCGTGCAGGGGAGGCGCCCACCTGGGGCTTTGCTCTTTTGTATCCTGGACGATGTGAtgcagctgcagcctgcagctaaCATAAAACCACGCCCACGGCCAGAACTGGCTAGCGGCCTTGCAGCACCCACGCCCGCTCTGCGCTGTAGACAATTCCTGATTGTGCCAGGATCCCTGTGCACGGGTACTTCCGTGTCTTTATCATCCACTCAGAGCTCTTCAGTCGCAGGAGGCACTCGGGGCTGTGGGGAAGGACAACCCACGAAGGTTTCGCGAGCTGGATGAGGAAGGTAGGGCTGGCGGGGGCTGCAGCTTCTCTGGACCTTTGGCCGCGAGGGGTTCGGCTCGGCGGCCACCACAATCCGGAGcaacacacagagaggaaagcgGGTGTGATGGCGTAGAGCACTCAGCCACGCCTCGCCTCGCCGCATCATTTCCTGGCCGATGCCGAAGGAGCGCAGCCCGGGGCGCAGGGACCTCGGTGCTCGCAGTAGCCATGTTTTACCtggatttttaattaaaaacaaagtggGGCGGGGACACCAGATTCCGAGGACCCTCCAgagggactgggaagcagagcgGACCCACCCAGAAGGTGACCTGTGGCAGGGCCAAGAACAGGGCTGCCTCTGCAGGGGCGAGCCAGCGCCCCCCTGGCCCGGGCCTCTCCAGCAGCACCGAGTGCAGACAGCCTGGGGgaaccctgccccgcccccgcagggCCGGGCACGTAGCAGGGCCCGGCATGTAGCCTCTCACTATTGAGAGCTTCCCAGACACGGTGGCCGACTTTGACTGAGATGTTGGGATGGACGTGCCTGCTTTAGCCTGGACGCCTGATCATGTGGCCTTAAACTCACCGCGAAGTTGCAGCTGCGAGAGATGGCCGCTGTGCCCTGGGACAGCCCCGTGGTGGGGGCCAGAGCATCCGTAGCGTCAGGCTGTGGGCACGTGTGTGGTTAGGGGCCGGCCTGGGGCCTGGGTTGTAAGCCTGAGCCGCAGCTCTATCTGACTTCATTTTGTAAATTAGTAGATGTTCGCAGTAACCAGATCATCTGATTTTGAGCCGTAAGTTATTTATGAAGTAAGTAGCTTCTTTCTGGAGAAAACCCTAAGTTAAGTTAAACTCGTAGTTCATGCTGTGGTAATTGctgatttatgtatttgctaAAGGTACTTTTGTATCTGCTGTGTATTATAGCAATAAAGAATCATTTTGTTAGGAAAAAAACCCAGTGTGGTTCTTTCGTAACAAACACACTTTGATCCTCCATCCTCTTTCCGACCTGGGCTCTGATTAAAGCTCTCCCGACTTCCCCCGGTGGGGAGCAGTGCTGCTCCCTCCGAGAGGAGAGAAGCAAAGCGAGAAGTAACtgttaacttttatttcttaGTAGGCACAATTTTCCGGAACGTCAGATTGACCCGCGGAGCCAGCACCTTCTTGCGGACGGGAAGGCTGTGGTACCAGTGCGTGTTGGTGGGGGGCTTCATCACCAGCAGGCTCCCGTGGGCCAGCTGCAGCCGCACCCCCGCCACGCGCCGGGCCGGGCTCCTGCCCCGGGAGTCCTTGTGGCGGAAGAAGAAGTCCCTGCAGGCCCCGAAGGAGACGGAGGCAATGGGGATGCCGGGGGCCAGTTCCCTTTCGTCGTCCCGGTGCTCTCCAATGTGGTCACAGCCGTCCTTGTAcctgcagccaggagacaggcacgGCTCGAAGACTTGGCCCGGCcacacctccctctccctgcaggcAGCGGGGTCTGCCACCCTTGGCTGGGGCCGCACAGCAGCCGGGCCCCAAGCAGCTCCACCGTGTTCCCCAGGGCCTCTGTGATCTCGTCTTGAAGACACAAGGAAGGAAGCCAAGCTCATGTCCCGCAGTTGCTGTGTCCGTTCCCCCGGAAACCACGGTCACATGGATGCACGCGGATCCCGTGTGCCAGGCACATCcacagcttcccccacacccacaGGCACTCCCCTGTAGTTAGCAGCTACCcctcccactgcctcctcccagggttcTCAACCAGGCTGGCTCTGCACCCAGGAGACATTTCCGGTTGCTAGGATGGCGTGGGTATGCGTGCGTGCCAGCAGCATCGGCGGGTACAGGCCAGGCCATCCGCCCCACAGCAGGCAGGCCCCCACACCCAAGGGTTACCTAGCCCCAAATGTCAGGCGTGGGGCCACCGGAAAAACCGTGCCCTAGACCCAAAGCCCTGGCTGGCAGCCACTCGCAGTCAGATGAGCCCGGCtctgctggtgcactgcactcctggggcccTGTGAATGCAGGCAGCGTGCTGGGGTCCCCAAGGCTCCCCTTGGGAAGGGACAAGAAGCAAGGGGGCGTCACCTGTTGATGAGCACGAAGTTGAAGGTGTGTCCTGTCACTCCAGACACGCGGTCTCGGACACGCTCCAGGACAGGGATCCAGGGCCGTGGAGACAGCGTGAGGCCTGAGAACGTGTACGTCAGCCCCGCGTCACCATAGGTCGCCTGCTTCCTGGGCACGCTGTGCCActtcccaaacacctggaccCTCGCCAGTGCACCTGTGCGGACACAACAGAGCCCTTCTTGATGCTCCAAGCCCAGAAATCCAGGCAGGTGAGTGCTGCACACTCGCTCCCTGGGTGTCCAGACGGGAGGAAATACAGTGCCGCTTCCCAGTGTCCTGCAGGGTAACCTGGTGCCCCGCCCCCCGGGACT
Proteins encoded in this window:
- the ALKBH2 gene encoding DNA oxidative demethylase ALKBH2 isoform X3 — translated: MDRFLLKGAPGSLPGEGKEETGEEPAAADGDGEPSSKRPRREAGASGTHPADPSWRHIRAEGLDCDYTVLFGKAEADEIFQELEREVEYFTGALARVQVFGKWHSVPRKQATYGDAGLTYTFSGLTLSPRPWIPVLERVRDRVSGVTGHTFNFVLINRYKDGCDHIGEHRDDERELAPGIPIASVSFGACRDFFFRHKDSRGRSPARRVAGVRLQLAHGSLLVMKPPTNTHWYHSLPVRKKVLAPRVNLTFRKIVPTKK
- the ALKBH2 gene encoding DNA oxidative demethylase ALKBH2 isoform X1, with the translated sequence MGCCRPAVSTARVGDPGPGGPRRPASRPSASFPGRGFYTLTRKWEKGGLRSDPSWEQFCIEDRAWAVPQMDRFLLKGAPGSLPGEGKEETGEEPAAADGDGEPSSKRPRREAGASGTHPADPSWRHIRAEGLDCDYTVLFGKAEADEIFQELEREVEYFTGALARVQVFGKWHSVPRKQATYGDAGLTYTFSGLTLSPRPWIPVLERVRDRVSGVTGHTFNFVLINRYKDGCDHIGEHRDDERELAPGIPIASVSFGACRDFFFRHKDSRGRSPARRVAGVRLQLAHGSLLVMKPPTNTHWYHSLPVRKKVLAPRVNLTFRKIVPTKK